The Bacteroidia bacterium genomic interval CATTTATCGGATCTCGTTTTTTTCGCAAGATGGTTTTCCGGATATATCGCATTAAAAACCTTTCTGATGAGCTTGGCCGAAATTTCTCCGAAATAGTAAACAAACAGTCTTACCAGGACCTAATGCTTTATGATGATAAATTCCCTCATCTGAGTCGAAGGAGTCTGCTCATTGAAGCAATGGATAAATTTAAATCCCAGGATAAATTATATAGCATTTCTGAAAATGGACAGCTGCTATCTTATGCATGGATGAAGCAAACCAAAGAAGACAGCACTATTTTTGAAACTCATATCCCGGCAGGAGCCTTTATCTTCCAGGATTTTTACATAAAGGAAGGAAAGACTGGGCAAGATAGTTTTGCAAAACTTATCGCAAGCATGTTAGATGACGCACATAAGGAAAAAGACAAGCAGATTTATCTCCTTATGCGCAAAAACTCCAAACTTAAACCCGGCCTCCTGAATACCGCGCGATTGCACTCCGTGATCGAGGTTAGTAAGATATTTATTCTTACAGCTCTTACTTCCAAAAAAAGAAGACTGCAATCATTCAATACATAATAGAAAAAAGCCTCTGAATTTATCAGAGGCTTTCATTTATTCTATTTGAATTTTTCTAATTCCAGACTCCCGATCTCCTTCATAATAAAAGAAGTACATACCCGGGCTGAGTTGGCTGACATCCACCTGCTCACTGCCACTTTTATCGGCCAGGTCCCATTCTTTTTTGTAAGTCACTTCTCCCAAAAGATTAAGGATACTGATACTGGAAAGCCGCACATCACCAGACCAGCTTAGATTCAATTGATCCTGTACTGGGTTAGGAAATAGCTTTATTTGAATGCCAGGAAGGGCTTCAATTTCGATTTCGACGCTTTTGCTGTATTCGAAAGCACCATCCAAATCTACCTGCTTAAGTCTATAGACTAATTTTCCCCTAACAGAAAAAGGGAGATCAGTATCCTGAAATTGGTAGAAATTCACCTCACTACTTGTTCCTGCAGCTTCTAGCTGGCCGATTTTCGTAAAGATATCTCCCCCATTCATTGACCTTTCTACCTCAAAATGGCTGGCATTCAATTCTGAAGCAGTCGCCCAATCCAATTCTACTCCCTTATCTCCCTCTCGGGCTGTAAAGTCTAACCATTCTACGGGGAAACTACTTCCATTACCATGTACTGTGATAATCACACTGGCTTTGGCCGAACCATCCACATCACTCATATTATAAACGAAGAAGTCAGGACCTACATAATCGGTATTGGGGATGTAGTCATAATCTCCATTGGAATAGAATACTACATTGCCATGCGTTGGAGGCGTATCCAGGCTATAATTGATAACATCTCCATCCGGTTCAAAATCATTAACAATCACGGTTTGCCCGAAGCGACCGGTATTTCTGGGCATGGTGATGGCATCGTCCATAGGAATAGGAGGATTGCCTGTATTGGGGCTGGATTTCACCCTGATGGTAACCAATCCAATATCGCAAAGAGAAGGGCTGGCATCATCACATACTTGATAAGAAAAAAGATCATAGCCAGTAAATCCGGCATTAGGCGTATAGGTGATATTTCCATTTGCCTCATACACTACGCTTCCATAAGAAGGAGCACTATGAGCAGTTGGAGACAGTAAGGCATCTCCATCCTGATCTATATCATTGAAACGAACATCGAGTTCTATGCTGCTTCCTTCCGGAATACAGACAGCATCCAGATTGGCCACTGGAGGATTATTGGTCGGTTGGGTATCGATCACCTCTATATAAACCGTTGCCTGCACACATCTGGCCGGACAATAGGTATCATCACATATTTGATAGGTAAATTCATCTTCCCCGCTGAAGCCCGGATTGGGTACATAAACCATACTTCCATCCGGATTCAAGGCCAGGCTGCCATTGAAGGGACCACCCAGAACATTCAGATCGTAGTTTTGACCCGTTTGCAGGTGATCATTGTTGAAAATGTTCCCCATGACCGGCTGATCTGTCAGGGTATTGAGGAAATCATCTCTTGCCTGGATGAGAAAAAAGATGAAACACTTCCGGACTCGCATATAAACACCTGCCTGATCCAAATCCGCACATACACCAGTACTGTTTATAAGACTGATCAGATCATTGAGATCGTCTTGTCCCGGACTAAAAGAGGATAGGTCTAAATAGTCCGGGCTGGAAGGATCATCCTCATACACTAAATGATGCATGCGATAGACCCCTGCCTGGCTGACACTGAAAATCGGTGAGGAAGAAGAATCGATATAGGCGAGTCCACTTCCTTTGGTCAGAATATACAAGCTCTTATAGCCCGCTGGAATGACAGCATTTCCATTGGAGCTGGCACTTATTTCGACCTGCCCGGCAATCAGGCAGAATTCTCCATTGGCGCAATCAGGGCTCATAGACCCCGCATCTGCTGTACAACTCCTCAAATTTTCCAAAGGTTCAGCAGGAAGACTTAGGGAGAAAGTCAAGAAGAAAAGTAGAAAGTAAAATGGCTTTACAGAACTTTGTGCAATAGTAGGTATTCGTGCAATTTCACAGATCCTGTAAGCGGGAAAAGTAGGTAGTTTTTCCTTGGTGGTTGTAGTTCCCATTGCTTGATACTTAGGTTAAACAGTAAAGCGACATAATTTCTAACATCACCTAAAACGATGGAATAAGGAATTTATTTCCTTTTAGTTCGTCTTAGGAAATGAGTAAATGGGTCGCTAAGTGTCTGTGTATCAATATCCAACAGGGGAACACACAAGTTAAAACAAAAAACTCGTTGTCACCGATTAGAAATTCTCCTTTAAAATCAGTCTATTTTTTCAAAAATACAACATCTGGAAGTTCTTAAAGCTGTATTTGCTACAATCCTCCCTAAAAAAAATGTCCTCTATGCCTGAAAGACAAAGAGGACAAATATCGTTAAGAACTTATTTTGCTACTTGGAAATGGCTTCTTCTTTCTTCGAATGGCCATTTATAGGTGCAGGTTTACTACTTGGAGTCTCTTCTTCAACGCTGCTATTGTTTCTTGCCTGCAACTGCATACTTGCATTGAGGTCGTAATTCATATCAGAGATATGACGGAGAGCTTCTACTTTCTTATGATGCTCAATGCGACTCAATAAGTAGTCATACGGCCCTCTCCTTGTAATCAATTTCACGAATACAGGAGAAGTTTCCAGCAGGATAAACAAGAGTACAATTAGGTTACTCATCCACCAGATCGAAGAATCATCGTCTTTCATTTTCTCCAACACCTGAATTCTGGCAGGAAATCCTTTGCCGTATTTCTGTGCTTTATCCAATGCTCCAGGCAATTCTTTTTCTCTCTGCTCCTCTTTCGAAGCTATCTGATTAGCGATGACCGTACGTTGTCTCTGTAGCATACCGATTTCTTCAGACACACTTTCGGCAAATGCCTCACGTACATCTTTTCTTTTGGCCTCCAGTTCGGTGGCATTTTTCTTGGCATCACTCAGCCGCTTTTTCAAATCTT includes:
- a CDS encoding Ig-like domain-containing protein, which encodes MGTTTTKEKLPTFPAYRICEIARIPTIAQSSVKPFYFLLFFLTFSLSLPAEPLENLRSCTADAGSMSPDCANGEFCLIAGQVEISASSNGNAVIPAGYKSLYILTKGSGLAYIDSSSSPIFSVSQAGVYRMHHLVYEDDPSSPDYLDLSSFSPGQDDLNDLISLINSTGVCADLDQAGVYMRVRKCFIFFLIQARDDFLNTLTDQPVMGNIFNNDHLQTGQNYDLNVLGGPFNGSLALNPDGSMVYVPNPGFSGEDEFTYQICDDTYCPARCVQATVYIEVIDTQPTNNPPVANLDAVCIPEGSSIELDVRFNDIDQDGDALLSPTAHSAPSYGSVVYEANGNITYTPNAGFTGYDLFSYQVCDDASPSLCDIGLVTIRVKSSPNTGNPPIPMDDAITMPRNTGRFGQTVIVNDFEPDGDVINYSLDTPPTHGNVVFYSNGDYDYIPNTDYVGPDFFVYNMSDVDGSAKASVIITVHGNGSSFPVEWLDFTAREGDKGVELDWATASELNASHFEVERSMNGGDIFTKIGQLEAAGTSSEVNFYQFQDTDLPFSVRGKLVYRLKQVDLDGAFEYSKSVEIEIEALPGIQIKLFPNPVQDQLNLSWSGDVRLSSISILNLLGEVTYKKEWDLADKSGSEQVDVSQLSPGMYFFYYEGDRESGIRKIQIE